A region of Desulfolithobacter dissulfuricans DNA encodes the following proteins:
- a CDS encoding 4Fe-4S dicluster domain-containing protein codes for MKRRGFLKLAGAVTVTALVSSSAETSAALVRSPVTTNRLRPPGAVPEEIFAGKCLRCGRCVEVCPYHCIELLDIRHGLHAGTPLIAVEKIPCYLCMKCVDVCPTGTLQRVEMAETRMGLAVINQFICAAWNGRALCRTCYDKCPFKNRAIRLEALKPVVDETDCTGCGLCTHACPVTSVDGRKGINVEPLYSGGKVKY; via the coding sequence GTGAAACGCCGAGGTTTTCTCAAGCTGGCCGGCGCGGTGACGGTCACCGCGCTGGTCTCCAGCAGCGCTGAGACCTCCGCCGCCCTGGTACGCTCACCGGTCACCACCAACAGACTGCGGCCTCCGGGGGCGGTACCGGAAGAGATTTTTGCCGGCAAATGTCTACGCTGCGGCCGCTGCGTGGAGGTCTGCCCCTATCACTGTATCGAGTTGCTGGATATCCGTCATGGACTCCATGCGGGAACGCCCTTGATTGCGGTGGAGAAAATCCCCTGCTATCTCTGCATGAAATGTGTGGATGTGTGTCCCACAGGAACCCTGCAGCGGGTGGAAATGGCCGAAACCCGAATGGGACTTGCGGTCATCAACCAATTTATCTGTGCGGCCTGGAACGGTAGGGCACTGTGCCGGACCTGTTATGACAAATGTCCTTTCAAGAACAGGGCGATCCGGTTGGAGGCCCTGAAACCGGTGGTGGACGAAACGGACTGTACGGGCTGCGGTCTCTGCACCCATGCCTGCCCGGTGACCAGTGTTGACGGTCGGAAGGGGATCAATGTGGAGCCGTTGTACTCCGGAGGCAAGGTGAAATACTGA
- a CDS encoding chaperone NapD, with protein MPIGGVVISTWPEDRDQTLEALHRMSQVEVYGADDKGNIVVVLESRTTDAMEKLMRDIEKMETVLSVGLTYLNTEDEAEKIARGEYVPQIFGRRRDEKGQGM; from the coding sequence ATGCCTATTGGTGGAGTGGTGATATCGACATGGCCGGAAGACCGGGATCAGACCCTGGAGGCGCTGCACCGGATGAGCCAGGTCGAGGTCTATGGAGCCGATGACAAGGGCAATATCGTGGTCGTGCTGGAGAGCAGGACCACCGATGCCATGGAAAAGCTGATGCGGGACATCGAGAAGATGGAAACCGTGCTCAGTGTCGGCCTGACCTATCTTAACACCGAGGATGAAGCCGAAAAAATCGCCCGGGGCGAGTATGTGCCGCAGATATTTGGCCGCCGACGGGATGAAAAGGGGCAAGGCATGTGA
- a CDS encoding molybdopterin oxidoreductase family protein has translation MAQTRRDFLKKTAALSAASYVGMNLPLDKNSVARAEEGIRWHRGSCRLCGVGCRVELGVKNGQPVGLRGVPQARTNFGYVCMKGMHFWKCMRHADRLTRPLYREKKTGTFREISWDKALDIAASKFAEAVTAHGNDSVAYYGSGQALTEETYLFQKVMRGGLQTNNVEGNPRLCMASAVGGYLTSFGADEPIGGYDDLEKAYCFFIIGSNTAEAHPVLFRRIMRRKLDNPEVKVINADPRLSQTSRIADKHLQFKPGTDLALLNAMAYVIIEEKLYDQSFFSTYATFRKGKEKKEVSFDEYKKFVADYPPEKAARIMGGKVTADDIREVARWFATSKGTVSLWTMGINQRKRGVWANNLIHNLHILTGQLLKPGADSLSLTGQPNACGGVREGGGLCHILPGHRLVKKEKLRNQVEEAWGIPKGRIPPKPGYHTMAMFSAVNAGKIKAIWINCTSPAQSLPNCNLYNKGLAREDVFIVCSDIFPTRTTEYANLILPTAFHFEKTGVYGCTERRSQLTRKAIDPPGDAKPEVWIVREWAKKLASKLNDPVIAQCVKPFDGLEEGYELPRAIWNEYTQKLTKGRDNDLQGATYEVLEQMYDGVQWPAPTRAHALKGGTVKKFVRGMDPMADSEATSDLPYQFYGPAHKDRKLWVWLRPQADPEEMPDAEYPFYLSTGRIIDHWHTMSMTGRVPELLRANPYAYVEINPNDAKKLGIKPGDMVEVRSRRGVNVLPAKVYEGPIEGMVFVYWHDQHPERMINKVTKDAIDPGSKEPEFKICAVKVKRVSGPVPLKPLIV, from the coding sequence ATGGCTCAGACAAGAAGAGATTTTCTCAAGAAAACAGCAGCTCTTTCCGCTGCTTCGTATGTGGGGATGAACCTGCCTTTGGACAAGAATTCCGTAGCCCGGGCCGAAGAAGGCATTCGGTGGCATCGCGGTTCCTGCAGGCTTTGCGGGGTGGGTTGCCGGGTTGAACTGGGAGTGAAAAACGGTCAGCCGGTCGGGTTACGCGGTGTGCCCCAGGCACGGACCAATTTTGGCTATGTGTGCATGAAGGGCATGCATTTCTGGAAATGCATGCGCCATGCCGACCGCTTGACCAGACCACTGTACCGCGAGAAAAAAACCGGTACCTTCCGCGAGATATCCTGGGACAAGGCCCTGGATATCGCGGCGAGCAAATTCGCCGAAGCTGTCACCGCCCATGGTAACGATTCCGTGGCCTATTACGGTTCAGGCCAGGCTTTGACTGAAGAGACCTACCTGTTCCAGAAGGTGATGCGGGGCGGGCTGCAGACCAACAACGTGGAGGGCAATCCGCGGTTGTGCATGGCTTCGGCCGTGGGTGGTTACCTGACCTCGTTCGGGGCCGATGAGCCCATCGGCGGTTATGACGACCTGGAAAAGGCGTACTGCTTCTTCATTATTGGTTCCAATACCGCCGAGGCCCATCCGGTCCTCTTTCGCCGGATCATGCGCCGTAAACTCGACAATCCCGAGGTCAAGGTGATCAACGCCGATCCGCGCCTGTCGCAGACCTCGAGAATCGCCGACAAGCACCTGCAGTTCAAACCGGGTACCGACTTGGCCCTGCTCAATGCCATGGCGTACGTGATTATCGAGGAAAAACTCTATGACCAGTCCTTTTTCTCCACCTACGCTACCTTCCGTAAGGGGAAGGAGAAAAAGGAAGTTTCTTTTGATGAGTATAAAAAATTTGTCGCCGATTATCCGCCGGAAAAGGCCGCCCGCATCATGGGCGGCAAGGTGACAGCCGATGATATCCGCGAAGTCGCCCGCTGGTTCGCCACCTCCAAGGGTACGGTTTCCCTGTGGACCATGGGTATCAACCAGCGCAAAAGAGGGGTATGGGCCAACAACCTGATCCATAATCTCCATATCCTCACCGGCCAGCTGCTCAAGCCCGGTGCCGACTCTCTGTCGCTCACCGGTCAGCCCAACGCCTGCGGCGGTGTCCGTGAAGGCGGTGGTCTGTGCCATATTCTGCCCGGTCACCGGCTGGTCAAGAAGGAAAAACTGCGTAACCAGGTGGAGGAGGCCTGGGGTATTCCCAAGGGACGGATTCCGCCCAAGCCCGGCTATCATACCATGGCCATGTTCTCGGCCGTCAATGCCGGCAAAATCAAGGCGATCTGGATCAACTGCACCTCCCCTGCCCAGAGTCTACCCAACTGCAATCTATACAACAAGGGACTGGCCCGTGAGGATGTCTTCATCGTCTGCTCGGATATTTTCCCAACCCGGACCACAGAGTACGCCAACCTGATTCTGCCCACGGCTTTTCATTTCGAGAAGACCGGGGTCTATGGCTGCACGGAAAGGCGCTCCCAGCTGACCAGGAAGGCCATTGACCCGCCTGGCGACGCCAAACCCGAGGTATGGATCGTCCGTGAATGGGCCAAGAAACTGGCCAGCAAGCTGAACGATCCGGTCATTGCCCAGTGCGTCAAGCCCTTTGACGGCCTGGAGGAGGGCTACGAGCTTCCCAGGGCCATCTGGAACGAATATACCCAGAAGCTGACCAAGGGCCGCGACAATGACCTGCAGGGGGCCACCTACGAGGTCCTGGAACAGATGTACGATGGTGTTCAGTGGCCGGCCCCGACCAGAGCGCATGCGCTCAAGGGCGGTACCGTCAAAAAATTCGTCCGTGGTATGGATCCCATGGCCGACAGCGAGGCTACCAGTGACCTGCCCTACCAGTTCTACGGACCGGCCCACAAGGACCGGAAATTGTGGGTCTGGCTGCGGCCGCAGGCGGATCCCGAGGAGATGCCGGATGCCGAATATCCGTTCTATCTTTCCACCGGACGGATCATCGACCACTGGCATACCATGTCCATGACCGGTCGGGTACCCGAGCTGCTGAGAGCCAATCCCTATGCCTACGTGGAGATCAACCCGAACGATGCGAAAAAGCTTGGCATCAAGCCTGGCGACATGGTTGAGGTTCGTTCCCGCCGCGGGGTGAATGTTCTGCCGGCCAAGGTGTACGAAGGGCCCATCGAAGGTATGGTCTTTGTCTACTGGCACGATCAGCACCCGGAACGGATGATCAACAAGGTGACCAAGGATGCCATTGATCCCGGCTCCAAGGAACCCGAGTTCAAGATCTGTGCGGTCAAAGTGAAACGTGTTTCCGGGCCTGTGCCCTTGAAACCACTGATTGTGTAA
- a CDS encoding cytochrome c3 family protein — protein sequence MKRQMFVTCCVMVFLAMMVWGASPGAAGDKSVNGHPELSEEEMYVACADCHQEATPDVYKEWYGSAHGIAMVKCYQCHGTFETFRLTPSREDCAVCHAKMLEKCPKDKDCWKCHSPHAFKTR from the coding sequence GTGAAGAGACAAATGTTCGTGACGTGTTGTGTCATGGTGTTTCTTGCCATGATGGTCTGGGGTGCATCCCCCGGGGCAGCAGGAGACAAATCGGTCAATGGTCATCCAGAGCTGAGTGAGGAGGAGATGTATGTTGCCTGCGCTGACTGTCATCAGGAGGCAACACCCGATGTCTACAAGGAGTGGTATGGTTCAGCCCATGGCATCGCCATGGTGAAATGCTACCAGTGCCATGGAACCTTTGAAACATTCCGTCTGACGCCATCCAGAGAGGACTGTGCGGTCTGCCATGCCAAGATGCTGGAGAAATGTCCCAAGGATAAAGACTGCTGGAAATGCCACAGTCCGCATGCGTTCAAGACCAGATAA
- a CDS encoding cytochrome c3 family protein, with product MQCEEGEKNHLTGTLVCLLVWALVAGVVVVMSSGFVFDLGNRASFCGSCHVMKPFVMSWQEDVHGGQNRTGSVAHCNQCHLPHDNLLSFLESKITSGVRMAVNNLFIEGRNYDWAGNARENRNRFVHDSGCMDCHGELEPPGLSEAGVQAHREYLAGRQESSCTGCHPRVGHRNGLSSAEKFFYLHKGG from the coding sequence GTGCAGTGTGAAGAAGGGGAGAAGAACCATCTGACAGGAACCCTGGTTTGTTTGCTTGTCTGGGCCCTGGTCGCCGGTGTGGTTGTTGTGATGTCCTCGGGCTTTGTCTTTGATCTGGGTAACCGGGCCTCCTTTTGCGGGAGCTGTCATGTCATGAAACCTTTTGTGATGTCCTGGCAGGAGGATGTGCATGGCGGGCAGAACCGGACAGGTAGTGTGGCCCACTGCAATCAGTGTCATCTGCCCCACGACAACCTGCTGTCTTTCCTGGAGAGCAAGATTACCTCCGGTGTACGGATGGCAGTGAATAATCTCTTCATCGAGGGCAGGAATTATGACTGGGCCGGCAATGCCCGGGAGAACCGCAACCGTTTCGTTCATGATTCAGGATGCATGGATTGTCACGGGGAACTTGAGCCGCCTGGGTTATCCGAAGCAGGCGTCCAGGCCCATCGGGAGTACCTGGCCGGTCGCCAGGAGAGCAGCTGCACCGGATGTCATCCCAGGGTCGGGCACCGGAACGGGCTCAGTTCGGCAGAGAAGTTTTTTTATTTGCACAAAGGAGGTTGA
- a CDS encoding ATP-binding protein, producing MRLRSKFILAIGAILAASYGLLLVYTSILQNRLVIGQARQEARMLRQQILLTRQWVADHRGLFIVKTKKDHANPFLPDPILQTRDGTILVKRNPAMVTRELSEYASRSGFCWFRVTSLRPINPANAPDPFERSSLQLLEEGVPEIIKIIEGDNGRILRYVTPLQVKSSCLSCHAEQGYRIGDIRGALSISIPINWADEAIRHNNQSIIIFGLLSVCSVAMVLYLLFNNLVARPINQLADAMDDFPEKDPDTFKLPDTNDEIGFLSRRFVNLCERHKRSQEALEQARKQAFRSEKLAALGQLTAGIAHEINNPLGGMLNCIRTIREEPDNRELHDRYLPLIDKGLHRIEHTMRQLLNYGRSEPLQLMRASIDEIIRECLELLEYKLKNINVELDLQLDEAYCIDTEAAKQIVMNICLNAIQAMRDGGTLKITTYRTDDDLVLVFTDTGSGIPGEIIDKIFDPFFTTKEVGEGTGLGLAVTDSLVQQLGGHIEVESEPGRGSRFIIYLPIKLSCPRPGEHQSKSQET from the coding sequence ATGAGACTTCGATCTAAATTCATCCTGGCCATCGGCGCCATTCTGGCGGCGTCCTACGGTCTGCTGTTGGTTTATACCTCCATCCTTCAGAACAGACTGGTTATCGGCCAGGCCCGCCAGGAGGCCCGGATGCTGCGCCAGCAGATTCTCCTGACCAGACAATGGGTGGCGGATCACAGGGGCCTGTTCATCGTCAAGACAAAGAAGGACCATGCCAACCCCTTCCTGCCCGATCCCATACTGCAGACCAGGGACGGAACCATCCTCGTCAAGAGAAATCCCGCCATGGTCACCCGTGAATTATCCGAATATGCCAGTCGATCTGGCTTCTGCTGGTTCAGGGTCACCAGCCTCAGGCCGATCAATCCGGCCAATGCGCCCGATCCCTTTGAGCGTTCCAGCCTCCAGTTGCTTGAGGAAGGCGTTCCGGAGATTATCAAGATCATAGAGGGAGACAATGGCCGGATCCTGCGCTACGTGACCCCACTGCAGGTCAAGTCATCCTGCCTTTCCTGCCATGCGGAACAAGGCTACAGGATCGGCGACATCCGGGGGGCCCTGTCCATCTCCATCCCCATCAACTGGGCCGACGAGGCCATCAGGCATAACAACCAGTCAATTATCATCTTCGGCCTGTTATCGGTCTGCTCGGTGGCCATGGTGCTCTACCTGCTGTTCAACAACCTGGTCGCCAGACCCATCAATCAACTGGCCGATGCCATGGATGATTTCCCCGAAAAAGACCCGGATACATTCAAGCTGCCGGACACCAACGATGAAATCGGTTTCCTGTCCCGCCGGTTTGTCAATCTCTGCGAACGCCATAAACGGTCCCAGGAGGCCCTGGAACAGGCCAGAAAACAGGCCTTCCGCAGCGAAAAGCTGGCTGCCCTTGGCCAGCTGACCGCGGGTATTGCCCACGAGATCAACAATCCCCTGGGCGGGATGCTCAACTGTATCCGCACCATCCGCGAGGAACCGGACAACCGGGAGCTGCACGACCGCTACCTGCCGCTCATCGACAAGGGGTTGCACCGGATCGAACACACCATGCGCCAGCTTCTCAACTACGGGCGAAGCGAACCGCTGCAGCTCATGCGGGCCAGCATTGACGAAATTATCCGGGAATGCCTGGAACTGCTTGAATACAAGCTGAAAAACATAAACGTGGAACTGGACCTCCAACTCGATGAAGCCTACTGCATTGACACCGAGGCTGCCAAACAGATTGTCATGAACATCTGTCTCAACGCCATCCAGGCCATGCGCGACGGGGGCACCCTGAAGATCACCACCTACCGGACCGACGACGACCTGGTTCTGGTCTTCACCGATACCGGTTCCGGTATCCCGGGAGAAATCATTGACAAGATCTTTGATCCCTTTTTCACCACCAAGGAGGTAGGCGAGGGTACCGGGCTTGGGCTGGCGGTCACCGACTCCCTGGTCCAGCAGCTTGGCGGCCATATCGAGGTGGAATCCGAGCCGGGCCGCGGCAGCCGGTTTATCATCTATCTACCCATCAAACTGTCCTGCCCACGTCCGGGAGAACACCAATCCAAGTCCCAGGAAACATAA
- a CDS encoding helix-turn-helix domain-containing protein, giving the protein MLEYDFPGNVRELKNIIERASVLAPNPVITPADLPADLHSGDDVAESFEGPVILSEALAQTEKRCLLSALARTGGNRTKAAELLGISRKNLWEKMKHYEITL; this is encoded by the coding sequence ATGCTGGAGTATGATTTCCCCGGCAATGTCCGGGAACTGAAAAACATCATCGAACGGGCCTCTGTCCTGGCCCCGAACCCGGTGATAACTCCAGCGGACCTGCCGGCGGACCTGCATTCAGGCGATGACGTCGCGGAGTCGTTCGAGGGGCCGGTTATCCTCAGTGAGGCCCTGGCCCAGACGGAAAAACGATGTCTTTTAAGTGCGCTGGCCCGTACCGGCGGTAACCGGACAAAGGCTGCCGAGTTGCTCGGCATCAGCAGGAAAAATCTGTGGGAAAAGATGAAACATTACGAAATCACCCTCTGA
- a CDS encoding FmdB family zinc ribbon protein yields the protein MPIYEFFCEECNTIFNFFSRRINTETRPDCPQCGRKELQKMMSPFATIGKAKEEDSDDPLAGLDESRMEKAFESLMREAENINEDDPRQMAGLMRKFTEKTGISLGEQMEEALARMEAGEDPDQIEQEMGDLLDGDDAFSLDGVKKKLRGHRKTPRRDEKLYEM from the coding sequence ATGCCTATCTACGAGTTTTTCTGTGAAGAGTGCAACACTATCTTTAATTTTTTCTCCCGTCGGATCAACACGGAGACTCGGCCAGACTGTCCGCAATGCGGTCGGAAAGAGTTGCAGAAGATGATGTCCCCCTTTGCCACCATCGGCAAGGCCAAAGAGGAAGACAGCGATGATCCGCTGGCAGGACTCGACGAGAGCAGGATGGAAAAGGCCTTTGAGAGTCTGATGCGGGAGGCTGAAAACATCAATGAAGATGATCCCCGCCAGATGGCCGGCCTGATGCGCAAGTTCACCGAAAAGACCGGGATATCCCTTGGAGAGCAGATGGAGGAGGCCCTGGCGCGCATGGAGGCGGGGGAGGATCCCGATCAGATTGAACAGGAGATGGGTGACCTGCTCGATGGTGATGACGCCTTTTCCCTTGACGGCGTGAAGAAAAAACTGCGGGGACATCGAAAAACCCCGCGTCGGGACGAGAAACTCTATGAAATGTAA
- a CDS encoding 3-dehydroquinate synthase family protein: MVGTFYQPKSVYIDTDVLRSLPESELQGGLAEVIKYGVIADQEFFHFLRQHRQDIFSLQEEIISQMIARCCEIKARVVEQDEREGGLRRILNFGHTIGHAVEAASNFQIIHGLAVAIGMCAAADLAVRTGLLGKDEAREIRDLIAAYGMPTTIPPELGREEIKKFLLTDKKTVGGRVFFVLPTGIGEVVVTDQVRPADVDAVLNSD; this comes from the coding sequence CTGGTCGGTACTTTCTATCAGCCGAAAAGTGTCTATATCGACACCGATGTCCTGCGCAGCCTGCCGGAATCAGAGCTCCAGGGCGGTCTGGCTGAAGTCATAAAGTACGGGGTAATCGCCGATCAGGAGTTTTTCCACTTTCTCCGCCAGCACCGGCAGGACATTTTTTCTCTCCAGGAAGAGATCATAAGCCAGATGATAGCGAGGTGCTGTGAGATCAAGGCCCGGGTGGTGGAGCAGGATGAACGGGAAGGGGGCCTGCGGAGAATCCTCAATTTCGGGCACACCATCGGGCATGCGGTGGAGGCGGCCTCGAATTTTCAGATCATCCATGGGCTGGCTGTGGCCATCGGCATGTGCGCGGCGGCGGATCTCGCGGTCCGGACAGGGTTGCTCGGCAAAGATGAGGCCAGGGAAATCCGTGATCTCATCGCCGCCTATGGCATGCCGACCACCATACCGCCGGAGCTTGGCCGGGAAGAAATAAAAAAGTTTCTTCTCACGGATAAGAAAACCGTCGGTGGTCGGGTATTCTTTGTTCTGCCTACAGGTATCGGTGAGGTTGTTGTCACGGATCAGGTCCGGCCCGCTGATGTTGACGCAGTCCTGAACAGTGATTAA
- the ltrA gene encoding group II intron reverse transcriptase/maturase: MVDVWYSLYDRMLSRDALHKAFGKVRSAKGAAGIDGQSIKDFAASAEANIDCLLKELWEKSYQPLAVRRVEIPKPTGGVRLLGIPAVRDRVVQQALLDILLPIFDRDFHPSSYGYRPGRSCHQAISKATMFIRDYDRKWVVDMDLSKCFDTLDHDLILSAFRRRIRDGSILGLLEKFLKSGVMTDSGFTASEIGSPQGGVISPLIANVYLDSFDQFMKNRGHRIVRYADDILILCQSKKAAENALEQARHYLEGELLLTVNREKTHICHSSRGVNFLGVSVCSQYTQIQRGKIKSFKAKVKAMTRRNSPVNLEKVIADLNPLLRGFANYFRIANCTGEFSRLMRWIRRRLRAIQLKLWKKPNRLHRRLRQLGYRGKFDAIKMNSWANAASPLSHYALPNGYLHRGLGLFDLGAVSTGISVSI; the protein is encoded by the coding sequence ATGGTTGACGTTTGGTACAGTCTGTATGACCGGATGCTGAGCAGGGACGCTCTGCACAAGGCGTTTGGGAAGGTGAGGTCTGCGAAGGGAGCTGCCGGAATAGACGGCCAGTCCATCAAGGACTTTGCCGCATCAGCCGAAGCCAACATCGACTGTCTCCTGAAGGAACTGTGGGAAAAGAGTTACCAGCCACTGGCCGTGCGCCGGGTAGAGATACCCAAGCCAACCGGAGGAGTTCGGTTGCTCGGTATTCCAGCAGTCCGTGACCGTGTAGTGCAGCAGGCACTGCTCGACATTCTCCTGCCGATATTCGATCGGGATTTCCACCCGTCGAGCTATGGCTATCGCCCAGGCCGCAGTTGTCATCAGGCGATATCCAAGGCGACGATGTTTATCCGTGACTACGATCGAAAGTGGGTAGTTGATATGGATCTGTCCAAATGCTTTGACACCTTGGACCATGATCTCATCCTCAGCGCCTTTCGTCGCCGGATCAGGGACGGGAGTATCCTCGGTCTCCTGGAGAAGTTTCTGAAGAGCGGTGTAATGACGGATTCGGGATTTACGGCTAGCGAGATCGGCAGTCCACAGGGCGGCGTGATCAGCCCTCTGATAGCCAATGTGTATCTCGATTCTTTTGATCAATTCATGAAGAATCGTGGCCACCGAATAGTCCGCTATGCGGACGATATCCTGATTCTGTGCCAATCAAAGAAAGCGGCCGAGAATGCTCTTGAGCAGGCACGGCACTATCTTGAAGGAGAATTGCTGCTGACTGTCAACCGTGAAAAGACCCATATCTGCCACAGCAGTCGGGGCGTAAACTTTCTGGGAGTATCCGTATGCTCTCAGTATACGCAAATCCAGCGAGGCAAGATTAAGTCTTTCAAGGCAAAGGTCAAGGCAATGACCCGGCGTAATTCCCCGGTGAATCTTGAGAAAGTGATTGCAGATCTCAATCCGCTCTTGAGGGGATTTGCCAACTACTTCCGGATAGCGAACTGCACAGGAGAATTTTCAAGGCTGATGAGATGGATTCGGAGAAGACTGCGAGCCATCCAGCTGAAATTGTGGAAGAAGCCCAATCGGCTTCACCGCAGGCTGAGGCAGCTTGGATACAGGGGGAAGTTTGATGCGATCAAAATGAACTCCTGGGCCAATGCGGCAAGTCCTTTGAGCCATTATGCCCTGCCCAACGGATATTTACACCGGGGCTTGGGTCTCTTTGATCTTGGTGCTGTATCTACTGGAATCTCTGTTTCAATATGA
- the sat gene encoding sulfate adenylyltransferase, translating to MFSKLVPPHGGRGLVCALLHGEEREAELEKAKSLKQVEVSDRAKGDLIMMGIGGFSPLDGFMTREDWKGVCENFQMADGTFWPVPITLDVSADDAGSIKEGDEIALVNGGEIYATMKVMEKYEMTEADKKWECEMVFKGQGEDSVGGRFWEVAMEDHPGVQMVMAQKEYNIAGPVKVLSEGEYPEEYPGVYLTPAQTRRMFDERGWADVAALQLRNPMHRSHEYLAKIAIEVCDGVLIHSLIGNLKPGDIPANVRVKAIQILIDNYFVKDNVINAGYPLDMRYAGPREGLLHATFRQNYGVNNMLIGRDHAGVGDFYGLFEAQEIFDRIPKTGDSSKDLLCKPMKIDWTFYCYKCDGMASLRTCPHGKEDRVILSGTKLRKALSEGAEIPDHFGRDEVLALLREYYEGLTEKVEVKMQGAASGDAM from the coding sequence ATGTTCTCAAAGTTGGTACCACCCCACGGCGGAAGAGGTCTTGTTTGTGCCCTGCTTCATGGAGAGGAGCGTGAGGCAGAGCTGGAAAAAGCAAAGAGCCTGAAGCAGGTCGAGGTTTCCGACCGGGCAAAGGGCGACCTGATCATGATGGGTATCGGTGGTTTCTCTCCGCTGGATGGTTTCATGACCCGCGAAGACTGGAAGGGAGTTTGTGAAAATTTCCAGATGGCTGATGGCACTTTCTGGCCTGTACCGATCACCCTGGATGTCTCTGCCGACGATGCTGGTTCCATCAAGGAAGGCGACGAGATCGCTCTTGTCAATGGCGGCGAGATCTACGCCACCATGAAGGTCATGGAAAAATATGAGATGACCGAGGCTGACAAGAAGTGGGAGTGTGAAATGGTCTTCAAGGGCCAGGGCGAGGACTCTGTTGGTGGCCGTTTCTGGGAAGTTGCCATGGAAGATCACCCGGGCGTCCAGATGGTTATGGCTCAGAAAGAGTACAATATCGCCGGTCCTGTAAAGGTCCTGTCCGAGGGTGAGTATCCCGAGGAGTACCCGGGTGTGTACCTGACCCCTGCTCAGACCCGTCGTATGTTCGACGAGCGTGGCTGGGCCGATGTAGCCGCACTGCAGCTGCGTAACCCCATGCATCGCTCCCACGAGTATCTGGCCAAGATCGCCATCGAGGTATGTGACGGCGTTCTGATTCACTCCCTGATCGGTAACCTGAAGCCCGGTGACATTCCGGCCAACGTCCGTGTCAAGGCCATCCAGATACTGATCGACAACTACTTTGTCAAAGATAACGTCATCAACGCTGGCTATCCGCTGGACATGCGGTATGCTGGTCCGCGTGAGGGTCTGCTGCACGCCACCTTCCGCCAGAACTACGGTGTCAACAACATGCTGATCGGTCGTGACCATGCCGGTGTCGGCGATTTCTACGGTCTGTTCGAGGCCCAGGAAATTTTTGACCGGATCCCCAAAACCGGTGACTCTTCCAAGGACCTGCTCTGCAAGCCCATGAAGATCGACTGGACCTTCTACTGCTACAAGTGTGACGGCATGGCATCCCTGCGGACCTGCCCGCATGGCAAGGAAGATCGGGTCATCCTCTCCGGTACCAAGCTGCGTAAGGCCCTTTCCGAGGGTGCCGAGATTCCGGATCACTTTGGTCGTGACGAAGTTCTCGCTCTGCTTCGCGAGTACTACGAGGGTCTCACCGAGAAAGTTGAGGTCAAGATGCAGGGTGCCGCTTCCGGCGATGCCATGTAA